The following proteins are encoded in a genomic region of Spirosoma sp. SC4-14:
- the rbsC gene encoding ribose ABC transporter permease (functions to transport ribose at high affinity; forms a complex with RbsA2C2B): MQLSLTAYRPLLIRFQSLIALFVLCLAISLLSDKFLSVANFWNVLRQISVNVCISTGMTLVVLTAGIDLSVGSVLALSGAITAGLLRNGIPIPSANLFIGFTLLGGMVAGLLTGSALGWFNGWAITRFKLPPFVATLAMLTIARGLTMLWTEGFPITGLGDSFTYLGTGWFLGIPVPVWVSGLIVTIAVLVTNKTRLGRYIYAIGGSESAARLSGVNVERIKVIVYTLAGTLAAVGGLLVTSRLDSAQPNAGVSYELDSIAAVVIGGTSLSGGRGSILGTVQGAVIIGVLNNGLVLLNVSPFWQQVVKGIVILLAVIIDKSNTKDE; the protein is encoded by the coding sequence ATGCAGTTATCCCTAACCGCCTACCGACCGTTACTTATCCGTTTTCAGTCGCTGATTGCTCTATTTGTTTTATGCCTGGCAATCAGCCTATTGTCGGATAAATTTCTGTCGGTTGCCAATTTCTGGAACGTGCTTCGGCAGATTTCGGTCAACGTATGTATTTCAACGGGCATGACGCTGGTTGTGCTCACGGCCGGTATCGACTTATCGGTTGGCTCGGTGCTGGCCCTGTCGGGTGCGATTACGGCGGGCCTGCTTCGCAATGGCATTCCCATACCCAGTGCCAATCTGTTCATCGGGTTTACGCTATTGGGAGGTATGGTGGCCGGACTGCTGACAGGGTCGGCATTGGGCTGGTTCAATGGCTGGGCAATCACTCGTTTCAAGCTTCCGCCCTTCGTGGCCACACTGGCCATGCTCACCATTGCGCGGGGGCTAACCATGCTCTGGACGGAAGGTTTTCCCATAACGGGCCTCGGCGATTCGTTTACGTACCTCGGCACGGGCTGGTTTCTGGGCATTCCGGTTCCGGTATGGGTATCCGGGCTGATTGTGACAATTGCCGTACTGGTTACCAACAAAACCCGGTTAGGGCGATACATCTATGCCATTGGCGGCAGCGAAAGTGCCGCCCGATTGTCGGGCGTTAATGTGGAGCGGATCAAAGTAATCGTCTATACCCTTGCTGGCACACTGGCGGCTGTTGGTGGCTTGCTGGTGACATCGCGACTCGATTCGGCACAACCCAATGCGGGTGTCAGCTACGAACTCGACTCCATTGCGGCCGTAGTTATTGGCGGCACATCGCTGTCGGGTGGGCGAGGCAGTATTCTGGGAACGGTGCAGGGTGCTGTCATTATCGGTGTACTAAACAACGGTCTGGTATTGCTCAATGTGTCGCCATTCTGGCAGCAGGTCGTAAAAGGGATTGTGATTCTGCTGGCCGTAATTATCGACAAATCGAATACGAAAGACGAGTAA